One Streptococcus sp. DTU_2020_1001019_1_SI_AUS_MUR_006 DNA window includes the following coding sequences:
- the folP gene encoding dihydropteroate synthase: MNVEKRENLTKTAICGIINVTPDSFSDGGQFFAIEEALKQARKLIAEGATILDIGGESTRPGSGYVEIGEEIQRVVPVIQAIRQESDVLISVDTWKSQVAEAALNAGANIVNDITGLMGDEKMAEVVARAGAQVVIMFNPVMARPQHPSSLIFPHFGFGETFTKEDLAEFEQLSVEELMIAFFDRALVRAKAAGISKDKIMLDPGIGFGLTKKENLILLRDLDKLHEMGYPIFLGVSRKRFVINILEENGFEVNPDTEAGFRNRDTASAHVTSIAARQGVEVVRVHDVASHKMAVEIASAIRLADHAENLDLKQYK; the protein is encoded by the coding sequence ATGAACGTGGAAAAAAGAGAGAATCTTACAAAAACAGCTATTTGCGGTATTATCAATGTTACCCCAGATTCTTTTTCTGACGGGGGCCAATTTTTTGCTATTGAAGAAGCCTTAAAACAGGCTAGAAAATTGATAGCTGAAGGTGCCACTATCTTAGATATCGGTGGAGAATCTACTCGACCTGGAAGTGGCTATGTTGAGATTGGAGAGGAAATCCAGCGTGTGGTTCCAGTCATTCAGGCTATTCGTCAAGAAAGTGATGTTCTGATTTCGGTCGATACTTGGAAAAGCCAAGTGGCAGAAGCAGCTTTAAATGCTGGTGCCAATATAGTCAATGACATTACAGGCCTTATGGGGGATGAGAAGATGGCAGAGGTGGTTGCCAGGGCTGGAGCTCAGGTGGTCATCATGTTTAATCCAGTCATGGCACGTCCTCAGCACCCTAGTTCACTTATCTTCCCTCATTTTGGATTTGGAGAGACTTTTACAAAGGAAGACTTGGCTGAATTTGAACAACTATCAGTTGAAGAATTGATGATAGCTTTCTTTGACCGTGCTCTAGTAAGAGCGAAAGCAGCAGGGATTTCGAAAGACAAGATCATGCTGGATCCAGGAATTGGCTTTGGTTTGACAAAGAAAGAAAATCTCATCCTCCTACGTGACCTTGATAAATTGCACGAAATGGGCTATCCTATCTTTTTAGGAGTCTCTCGCAAGCGCTTTGTCATCAATATTCTTGAAGAAAATGGATTTGAAGTAAACCCTGATACTGAAGCAGGCTTCCGAAATCGTGATACGGCTTCGGCTCATGTGACCAGTATTGCTGCCAGACAAGGTGTTGAAGTGGTGCGCGTGCACGATGTAGCCAGCCACAAGATGGCAGTTGAAATTGCGTCTGCTATCCGTCTGGCAGACCATGCGGAAAATTTAGATTTGAAACAATATAAGTAA
- the folK gene encoding 2-amino-4-hydroxy-6-hydroxymethyldihydropteridine diphosphokinase — protein sequence MDQLRIKDLEIFAFHGLFPSEKELGQKFVVSATLSYDMTKAATDLDLTDSVHYGELCQQWTTWFQEESEDLIETVAYKLVERTFETYSLVQEIELELKKPWAPVHLPLDTCSVTIHRRKQRAFIALGSNMGDKQANLEQAIDKLRARGIHILKESSVIRTEPWGGVEQDSFANQVVEVETWLPAPILLETLLAIEAEMGRVREVHWGPRLIDLDLLFVEDQIIYTDDLVLPHPYIAERLFVLESLQEIAPHFIHPTLKQPIRHLYQGLKKIRKL from the coding sequence ATGGATCAACTGCGAATTAAAGACCTAGAAATTTTCGCCTTTCATGGACTCTTTCCTAGTGAGAAGGAACTGGGACAGAAGTTTGTCGTTTCAGCCACCCTATCCTATGATATGACCAAGGCTGCGACAGACTTGGATTTAACTGATTCTGTCCATTACGGAGAACTTTGCCAGCAATGGACGACTTGGTTTCAGGAAGAAAGCGAAGACCTGATTGAAACAGTAGCCTACAAACTAGTAGAGCGTACTTTTGAAACCTACTCTCTCGTTCAAGAGATTGAGCTGGAACTTAAAAAACCATGGGCGCCTGTCCATTTACCACTAGATACTTGCTCAGTAACCATACATCGCCGCAAGCAGCGAGCTTTTATCGCCCTAGGAAGTAATATGGGGGATAAGCAAGCGAACTTGGAGCAAGCTATTGACAAACTGCGAGCTCGTGGCATCCATATTCTCAAGGAGTCTAGTGTGATTAGGACCGAACCTTGGGGTGGAGTGGAGCAGGATAGCTTTGCTAATCAAGTGGTTGAGGTGGAAACTTGGTTGCCAGCTCCAATCTTGTTAGAAACATTGTTGGCTATTGAGGCAGAAATGGGACGGGTCAGAGAGGTGCATTGGGGACCTCGCTTGATTGACCTAGATTTGCTCTTTGTAGAGGACCAGATCATCTATACAGACGACCTCGTCTTGCCTCATCCTTATATTGCTGAGCGCCTCTTTGTTTTAGAGTCTTTACAGGAAATAGCTCCGCATTTTATTCATCCAACACTGAAACAACCGATCCGCCACTTGTACCAAGGATTGAAAAAAATAAGAAAACTCTAG
- a CDS encoding metallophosphoesterase family protein — protein MTKIAVLSDIHGNTTALEAVVADAQKSEVDEYWLLGDILMPGTGRKNILQTLETLPITLRVLGNWEESLWRACHRRLDETRPSHRYLLRQCQYIMEELSIEEIEALQNYPLQVHRQFGDLKLGISHHLPDKNWGRELIHLGKQEDFDRLVTNPDCDVAIYGHIHQQFLRYGSGGQLILNPGSIGQPFFLSKNLRKDLRAQYMILEFDEKGLRDIDFRRVDYDIEAELQLAKDLNLPYYQVYYESLVNGVHHTHNQELLHEIAQSQGHDAELDDWLSGNS, from the coding sequence ATGACAAAAATCGCAGTATTATCGGATATACATGGCAATACGACAGCTTTAGAGGCTGTCGTGGCAGATGCGCAGAAGTCGGAGGTTGATGAGTATTGGCTCTTGGGAGATATCCTCATGCCTGGAACGGGACGAAAAAATATTCTCCAGACTTTGGAGACTTTACCCATCACTCTTAGAGTTTTAGGGAATTGGGAGGAGAGTTTATGGCGTGCCTGCCATCGTCGGTTAGATGAAACCAGACCCAGCCATCGTTATCTCTTACGCCAGTGTCAGTATATTATGGAAGAACTCAGCATTGAGGAGATTGAGGCACTGCAGAACTATCCCTTGCAAGTGCACCGCCAGTTTGGAGATTTGAAGCTAGGGATTAGCCACCACTTGCCTGATAAAAATTGGGGACGAGAGCTGATTCATCTTGGGAAGCAAGAGGACTTTGACCGTCTTGTCACCAATCCAGACTGCGATGTTGCCATATACGGGCATATCCATCAACAGTTTCTTCGGTATGGTAGTGGTGGACAGCTTATCCTGAATCCAGGTTCCATTGGTCAACCCTTCTTTTTATCTAAGAATTTACGCAAGGACTTACGTGCTCAGTACATGATTTTAGAGTTTGATGAAAAAGGCTTGAGAGATATCGATTTTCGTCGGGTCGATTATGATATTGAGGCAGAATTACAGCTAGCTAAAGACTTGAATTTACCATACTACCAAGTTTATTATGAAAGCTTGGTTAATGGGGTTCACCATACTCATAATCAGGAATTACTTCATGAAATTGCCCAAAGTCAAGGGCATGATGCAGAGTTGGATGACTGGCTTAGTGGTAACTCTTGA
- a CDS encoding asparaginase: MPKKILVLHTGGTISMQADDSGAVVTSQDNPMNHVSNPLEGVEVHALDFFNLPSPHIKPKHMLALYQKIKEEADHYDGFVITHGTDTLEETAYFLDTMEVPHKPIVLTGAMRSSNELGSDGVYNYLSALRVASDDKAADKGVLVVMNDEIHAAKYVTKTHTTNVSTFQTPTHGPLGLIMKQEILYFKTAEPRVRFDLDKIQGLVPIIPVYAGMTEELLDLLPVDQLDGLIIQAFGAGNVPKETAQKLNALIQEGLPIALVSRCFNGIAEPVYAYEGGGVCLQNAGVFFVKELNAQKARLKLLIAINAGLRGDELRAYMEG, from the coding sequence ATGCCTAAGAAAATCCTTGTTTTACATACGGGTGGTACTATTTCCATGCAAGCCGATGACTCTGGCGCTGTTGTGACTAGTCAAGACAACCCTATGAATCATGTATCCAATCCACTTGAGGGAGTTGAAGTCCACGCCCTCGACTTTTTTAATCTGCCAAGTCCCCATATTAAACCAAAGCATATGCTGGCCCTCTATCAAAAAATTAAAGAGGAGGCTGATCATTATGACGGTTTCGTGATTACACATGGGACAGATACCTTGGAGGAAACTGCCTATTTCCTTGACACTATGGAGGTTCCTCACAAACCAATCGTGCTAACAGGGGCCATGCGTAGTTCCAACGAACTCGGAAGCGATGGTGTCTACAATTATCTCAGTGCCCTACGTGTAGCGAGTGACGATAAGGCTGCTGATAAGGGTGTCTTGGTCGTGATGAATGATGAAATCCACGCTGCTAAGTATGTGACCAAGACGCACACGACAAATGTTAGTACCTTTCAGACTCCTACCCACGGCCCCCTTGGTCTCATCATGAAACAGGAGATTCTCTACTTCAAAACAGCTGAACCCCGTGTTCGTTTTGACCTAGATAAGATTCAAGGCTTGGTCCCTATTATCCCTGTCTATGCCGGTATGACAGAAGAACTCCTCGATTTACTTCCCGTTGATCAACTGGATGGACTTATTATTCAGGCTTTTGGTGCTGGAAATGTTCCCAAGGAAACAGCACAAAAATTGAACGCCCTTATCCAAGAAGGACTCCCAATCGCCTTGGTCTCTCGTTGTTTTAACGGGATTGCCGAACCTGTCTATGCCTACGAGGGAGGTGGCGTTTGCCTGCAAAATGCTGGTGTCTTCTTTGTCAAAGAGCTCAATGCTCAAAAGGCCCGTCTCAAACTCCTCATTGCTATCAATGCTGGCCTTAGAGGGGATGAATTACGAGCCTATATGGAAGGATAA
- the ccpA gene encoding catabolite control protein A translates to MNTDDTVTIYDVAREAGVSMATVSRVVNGNKNVKENTRKKVLEVIERLDYRPNAVARGLASKKTTTVGVVIPDITNTYFSALAKGIDDIAEMYKYNIVLANSDEDDEKEVSVVNTLFSKQVDGVIFMGYHLTEKIRSEFSRSRTPVVLAGTVDVEHQLPSVNIDYKHATVDAVRHLLKRNKKIAFVSGPLVDDINGKIRLAGYKDALKEAGINYSEGLVFESKYRYDDGYALAERLISSKATAAIVTGDELAAGVLNGLADKGVSVPEDFEIITSDDSQIARYTRPNLTTIAQPLYDLGAISMRMLTKIMHKEELEEREVLLPHGLVERHSTRKD, encoded by the coding sequence ATGAACACAGATGATACAGTAACAATTTATGACGTTGCCCGAGAAGCGGGAGTGTCAATGGCGACTGTCAGCCGTGTTGTCAATGGCAATAAGAACGTCAAAGAAAACACCCGTAAAAAAGTCCTAGAGGTTATTGAACGTCTAGATTATCGTCCTAATGCAGTAGCACGTGGTCTAGCAAGCAAGAAAACGACAACAGTTGGAGTCGTCATTCCAGATATCACAAATACTTATTTCTCTGCCCTTGCTAAAGGGATTGACGATATCGCGGAGATGTACAAATACAACATCGTCCTTGCCAATAGTGATGAGGATGATGAAAAGGAAGTATCTGTGGTCAATACTCTCTTTTCTAAACAGGTGGATGGCGTTATCTTCATGGGTTATCATTTAACTGAGAAGATTCGCTCAGAGTTTTCACGCTCACGCACACCTGTCGTTCTTGCAGGAACAGTAGACGTAGAACACCAACTTCCAAGTGTCAATATTGACTATAAACATGCTACAGTTGATGCAGTCCGTCATCTTTTGAAGCGAAACAAAAAAATTGCCTTCGTTAGTGGACCATTAGTGGATGATATTAATGGCAAGATTCGCTTAGCTGGCTACAAAGATGCCTTAAAAGAAGCGGGAATCAACTACAGTGAAGGTCTTGTTTTCGAATCAAAATACCGTTATGACGATGGCTATGCCTTGGCAGAACGTTTGATTTCTTCTAAAGCAACAGCAGCTATTGTAACAGGAGATGAACTGGCAGCAGGTGTGTTGAACGGACTTGCTGACAAGGGAGTTTCTGTACCAGAAGACTTTGAAATTATCACCAGTGATGATTCGCAAATCGCGCGTTACACTCGTCCAAACCTAACCACCATTGCGCAACCTTTGTATGACCTCGGTGCTATTAGTATGCGTATGTTGACGAAGATTATGCATAAGGAAGAGTTAGAAGAGCGTGAAGTTCTTTTGCCACATGGTTTGGTAGAACGTCATTCAACTCGTAAAGATTAA
- a CDS encoding Rrf2 family transcriptional regulator: MQISSRFTIATHMLIIIALKGKESKVTSDFLASSVGVNPVIIRKTLSQLKKAELISVARGTGGAAIIKNLEDISLLDVYQAVECLGKTGQLFSFHDNPNPACPVGANIHGVLDEKLQKIQLAMEQELSQTSLAQVVADAEARIEK; this comes from the coding sequence ATGCAAATTTCAAGTCGATTTACCATCGCGACCCATATGTTGATTATCATAGCCTTAAAAGGGAAAGAAAGTAAGGTGACTAGTGATTTTCTTGCTAGTAGCGTTGGAGTCAATCCTGTCATTATCCGTAAGACCTTATCTCAACTGAAAAAAGCTGAGTTGATTTCAGTTGCGCGTGGAACTGGTGGAGCGGCAATTATCAAAAATCTAGAGGATATCAGCCTTTTAGATGTTTACCAAGCAGTTGAGTGTCTAGGAAAGACAGGTCAACTCTTTAGTTTTCATGACAATCCCAATCCAGCCTGTCCAGTTGGTGCAAATATCCATGGGGTTTTAGATGAAAAATTACAAAAGATTCAGCTAGCCATGGAGCAGGAACTGAGTCAAACCAGCCTTGCCCAAGTAGTAGCGGATGCAGAAGCAAGGATAGAGAAATAA
- a CDS encoding DUF960 domain-containing protein: MAFTDSHRRCASFGVVTNLPDDVIDSIWYIIDHFLKHVFELEDELEFRLLNHEGSITFRFSSQHLPTTIDFDFNHPFDPLYPPKVLVLDMDGKETILLPEENDLF, from the coding sequence ATGGCTTTTACAGATTCTCATAGACGATGTGCCAGTTTCGGTGTGGTGACCAATCTACCCGATGATGTTATCGACTCAATCTGGTATATAATCGATCATTTTTTAAAGCATGTTTTTGAGCTAGAAGATGAATTGGAATTTCGACTTTTGAATCATGAAGGCTCCATCACTTTTCGTTTTTCTAGTCAACATCTACCAACTACGATTGACTTTGATTTTAATCATCCCTTTGATCCACTCTACCCACCAAAAGTTCTGGTGCTAGATATGGATGGCAAGGAAACCATTCTCCTACCAGAAGAAAATGACCTATTTTAA
- the folE gene encoding GTP cyclohydrolase I FolE: MDTQKIEAAVKMIIEAVGEDANREGLQETPARVARMYQEIFSGLGQTAEEHLSKSFEIIDDNMVVEKDIFFHTMCEHHFLPFYGRAHIAYIPDGRVAGLSKLARTVEVYSKKPQIQERLNIEVADALMEYLGAKGAFVVIEAEHMCMSMRGVRKPGTATLTTVARGLFETDKDLRDQAYRLMGL; the protein is encoded by the coding sequence ATGGATACACAAAAAATTGAAGCAGCTGTAAAAATGATTATCGAGGCAGTTGGTGAGGATGCAAATCGTGAAGGTTTGCAGGAAACACCTGCCCGTGTTGCTCGTATGTACCAAGAGATTTTTTCAGGTCTTGGGCAAACTGCAGAAGAGCACCTGTCAAAATCCTTTGAGATTATCGATGACAATATGGTAGTGGAAAAGGATATCTTTTTCCATACCATGTGTGAACATCACTTCTTGCCATTTTATGGTCGTGCCCACATTGCCTATATCCCAGATGGGCGTGTAGCAGGTTTATCAAAGTTAGCTCGTACGGTGGAAGTATACTCTAAAAAGCCACAGATTCAAGAACGTTTGAATATCGAAGTTGCTGATGCCTTGATGGAGTATTTGGGTGCTAAGGGAGCTTTTGTTGTCATTGAAGCAGAGCATATGTGTATGAGTATGCGTGGTGTTCGAAAACCAGGAACTGCGACCTTGACTACAGTAGCTCGTGGTCTATTTGAGACAGATAAGGATCTTCGGGATCAGGCTTATCGTCTGATGGGACTATAA
- a CDS encoding folylpolyglutamate synthase/dihydrofolate synthase family protein, whose translation MNKNETNQWIAHYRTDQPHFGLERMVDLLALRSNPHLKLKVIHIGGTNGKGSTIAFLKNMLEKMGLRVGVFSSPYLIHYNDQIAINGESIPEARLEYLMADYRLLLEAEHAHALQGTTEFEIITAIAYDYFASEQVDVAIMEVGMGGLLDSTNVCQPILTGITTIGLDHVALLGDSLEAIAEQKAGIIKQRVPLVTGRIVPEALAVIDQIAEGKQATRIVYGRYYQVSHHESIVTGEAFDYTSSVRQGRFQTGLLGLHQIENAGMALALLDSYCQATGRELPDNALVAQALEETSWPGRLEVVSREPLMILDGAHNPHAIKALLATLKERFTDYQKEILFTCIKTKALEDMLDLLETLPGTKITLTHFEDSRATDEKVLKEMSDSRNLNYQDWQKFLDQKLSENEEKKTVRIITGSLYFLAQVRAYLMERKN comes from the coding sequence ATGAATAAAAACGAAACCAATCAGTGGATTGCCCACTACCGCACAGACCAACCGCACTTTGGTTTGGAAAGAATGGTAGATCTTTTAGCTTTACGAAGCAATCCCCATCTTAAGCTTAAGGTTATCCACATCGGTGGAACCAATGGCAAGGGCTCTACTATAGCCTTTTTGAAAAATATGCTGGAAAAGATGGGGCTAAGAGTGGGAGTCTTTAGCTCACCCTATCTGATTCATTATAACGATCAGATTGCCATTAACGGCGAATCCATCCCAGAAGCGAGATTAGAGTACTTGATGGCGGATTATCGTTTACTACTTGAAGCGGAGCATGCTCATGCCTTGCAAGGAACGACAGAATTCGAGATTATCACTGCTATAGCCTATGACTATTTTGCTTCTGAACAAGTCGATGTGGCGATTATGGAAGTTGGTATGGGCGGACTTTTGGATAGCACCAATGTATGTCAACCCATCCTAACAGGTATCACGACCATCGGGTTGGATCATGTAGCGCTTTTAGGAGATAGCTTGGAAGCCATAGCAGAGCAGAAAGCAGGAATTATCAAACAAAGAGTTCCTCTAGTGACTGGTCGCATTGTCCCAGAAGCCTTGGCGGTTATTGACCAGATTGCAGAGGGAAAACAGGCTACTAGAATTGTTTATGGAAGATATTATCAGGTAAGCCATCATGAGAGTATTGTCACTGGAGAGGCATTTGACTATACAAGTTCTGTTAGACAAGGTCGCTTCCAGACAGGATTGCTTGGTTTGCACCAGATAGAGAATGCTGGAATGGCTCTAGCCTTGTTAGATAGCTATTGCCAAGCGACTGGTCGAGAATTGCCAGATAATGCTTTAGTGGCTCAAGCTTTAGAAGAAACAAGCTGGCCTGGACGCTTGGAAGTTGTTTCTAGAGAACCCTTGATGATTTTGGATGGGGCCCACAATCCCCATGCCATCAAGGCCTTGTTGGCTACCTTGAAAGAACGCTTTACGGACTATCAGAAGGAAATCCTCTTTACTTGTATCAAAACCAAGGCCTTGGAGGATATGTTGGACTTGCTAGAAACCTTGCCCGGTACTAAGATTACGCTAACTCATTTTGAGGATAGTCGGGCGACGGATGAAAAAGTCTTGAAAGAGATGTCTGATTCTAGAAATCTCAACTACCAAGATTGGCAAAAATTTCTAGACCAAAAATTATCAGAAAATGAAGAGAAAAAAACAGTTAGGATTATCACGGGTTCATTATACTTTTTAGCCCAAGTGAGAGCCTACCTAATGGAGAGGAAAAATTAG
- a CDS encoding universal stress protein: MTQRYENIMVAVDGSKEADLAFIKGVHSALRNQAKLTIAHVIDTRALQSISTFDAEVYEELQVEANDLMAEYEKRARDAGLTDIKVVIEMGNPKTLLAKTIPDKEKVDLILVGATGLNAFERLLVGSSSEYILRHTSVDLLVVRDKDKTL; the protein is encoded by the coding sequence ATGACACAACGTTATGAAAATATCATGGTAGCAGTTGACGGTTCTAAGGAAGCTGACTTGGCTTTCATCAAAGGGGTTCATTCAGCACTGCGTAACCAAGCAAAACTAACTATTGCTCATGTCATTGACACACGTGCTCTTCAAAGCATCTCAACATTTGATGCTGAAGTTTACGAAGAATTGCAAGTAGAGGCCAACGATTTGATGGCAGAATATGAAAAGCGTGCAAGAGATGCTGGTCTCACAGACATAAAAGTTGTTATTGAGATGGGTAACCCTAAAACTCTCTTAGCTAAAACAATTCCAGACAAAGAAAAGGTTGATTTGATTTTGGTTGGAGCAACAGGGCTCAATGCTTTCGAGCGCCTGCTAGTTGGTTCTTCATCAGAATATATCCTACGCCATACCAGCGTTGACCTTCTCGTCGTTAGAGATAAGGACAAAACTTTGTAA
- a CDS encoding Cof-type HAD-IIB family hydrolase: protein MEVKAVFFDIDGTLVNDRKSVLKSTKDAIKIVKEQGVLVGVATGRGPFFVKDLMEDLDLDFAITYNGQYIFNKDRVLFTSPLSKSHLRQLITYAKKEGKEIALGTKDAMLGSKIMSFGLGSFSQRVSRFVPSMLTRTVSHSFNRMVSKVVPQKEEDLLQLMNQPIYQVLMLMTPEESEKAVADFKDLKLTRSNPFAADVINQGNSKLEGIRRVGKEYGFDLNQVMAFGDSDNDLEMLAGVGMSVAMGNGSSSVKEVAKHITTSNQQDGIHKALEHFGVLASEKVFVSRDYHFNKVKTFHHMMDERTQEEPRAWDLEGATHRADFKIEELVEFVRAASSSEEDFEQAIGQLHQALDQAAEKVVKKTPAKQDLVGQVDALIDTLYFTYGSFVLMGVDPERIFDIVHQANMGKMFPDGKAHFDPVTHKILKPDDWEEKYAPEPAIKKEIERQIKAYERHKERADKK from the coding sequence ATGGAAGTCAAAGCTGTTTTTTTTGATATCGATGGAACACTGGTTAACGATCGCAAGAGTGTTTTGAAATCCACTAAGGATGCGATTAAGATTGTGAAGGAACAGGGGGTGCTTGTTGGAGTAGCGACAGGGCGAGGACCTTTTTTTGTTAAGGATTTAATGGAAGATTTAGATCTGGATTTTGCCATAACCTATAACGGCCAATATATCTTTAATAAAGACAGAGTCTTGTTTACAAGTCCTCTTTCCAAGTCTCATTTACGGCAGTTGATCACCTATGCCAAAAAAGAGGGCAAGGAGATTGCTCTTGGGACCAAGGATGCCATGCTGGGTTCGAAAATCATGTCTTTTGGCCTAGGTTCTTTTTCTCAAAGGGTGAGTCGTTTTGTCCCCTCTATGTTGACTCGTACAGTTAGTCATTCCTTTAATCGAATGGTGAGTAAGGTCGTTCCTCAGAAGGAAGAAGACTTGCTTCAGTTGATGAATCAGCCCATTTATCAAGTTTTGATGCTAATGACGCCAGAAGAATCTGAGAAAGCAGTAGCTGATTTTAAAGACTTGAAATTAACTCGTAGTAATCCTTTTGCAGCCGATGTCATCAACCAAGGAAATTCCAAGTTAGAAGGCATTCGCCGAGTCGGAAAAGAGTATGGTTTTGATCTCAATCAAGTCATGGCCTTTGGTGACTCGGACAATGACTTAGAGATGTTGGCGGGTGTTGGGATGTCAGTCGCTATGGGCAATGGTAGTAGTAGTGTCAAGGAAGTGGCGAAGCACATTACCACTAGCAATCAGCAAGACGGAATTCATAAGGCCTTGGAACATTTTGGTGTTCTGGCTTCAGAAAAAGTCTTTGTCAGCCGTGACTATCATTTCAATAAGGTCAAGACCTTCCATCACATGATGGACGAACGGACACAAGAAGAACCTCGAGCTTGGGATTTAGAAGGGGCAACTCATCGTGCGGACTTTAAGATTGAAGAATTGGTGGAATTTGTTAGAGCTGCTAGCTCTTCTGAGGAAGACTTCGAACAGGCAATCGGACAGTTACACCAAGCTCTTGATCAAGCAGCAGAGAAAGTAGTCAAGAAGACACCTGCTAAGCAAGATTTGGTAGGACAAGTAGATGCCTTGATAGACACCCTATACTTCACCTATGGTAGCTTTGTTTTGATGGGGGTGGATCCAGAGCGGATTTTTGACATTGTCCATCAAGCAAATATGGGTAAAATGTTCCCTGATGGAAAAGCTCATTTTGACCCAGTGACCCACAAAATCCTAAAACCAGATGACTGGGAAGAAAAATACGCTCCAGAACCAGCCATTAAAAAGGAAATTGAGCGTCAGATAAAGGCCTATGAACGCCACAAGGAAAGAGCTGATAAGAAGTAG